Sequence from the Miscanthus floridulus cultivar M001 chromosome 16, ASM1932011v1, whole genome shotgun sequence genome:
GCTTGTTGTTTAAACATCCAATACAAATAGATCGTAAGTCCTACATTATCTTATGTTTTTTTGGTATTGgtataaataaaaaaacaaatgctATAGATATCAAGTGTTCTTATTTAGTGGATGATGATCCTTTGGCTTTCATGTGCCAAAAAAAGAAAGATATCAGTAGAGATGTCTCTGAGAAAGTTGCCCAAAAATAGAAGTGAATAAGTTTTAGGTCTTCAGAAGACAGAGTTGGGGTTATTAATGCAGTCAAAAGTCTTTGAATGACATTTCTGATGGGGATTGTTAATTGATTCTGCAGTTGCAGCGTGGGAAGCGCTAATGGGATTACACATGGAGGCAGGGCAGGTTTGGTACTAGAAGCTCATTTAGTCTTCAGTGTCCTTATGTGAGGTTTTAAAGTATTTTGAATACAGGAGATGTCCTACTTGATTTCCCCAAATGATTTAGTTGATCTGTCAATCAAAGATGATAGCAAATGGTCTGATCAGGACCATCTTAAATTTCGGGTTAATGCTATCAGGGGACTTGTTGCACTTCTGAATGGAGAAACAGAATCAGGTTCTTTTTGATCTCATGAACGTTGTCGTTAGATCAGAATACAAAATTTGGCTTACGTTTGCTCTTTATCAGCTGCCCAGCTGTTCGTTGATTGGTGGAGAGACATTTCTGGAGGCGAAAACCAAACACGTATAACTATCTTTGAAACAGAATATTCACATTTTTCTTTTCCATAGTGAATACTTGAGTCTCATTGATGTCCCTTCCTCAGAAAATGCTGCCATTTCATATGGTGAATATTTGCATTGTGTTGGGGATTTTCAAATGGCAGCACAAGTGTATGAGAAAATTCTCGAGGCATTTTGCATGGATGATGTGTCTGGAAACCTTTTAGCAGCTGGAAACATGGTTCCTGACGAGGCTTCTCTTGGGGTCACTTGCTCATATGGCCAGCTTTTATCTCACTCTGGGTAAGAAACAGAATCATCTCTACCATTATTCTTTGGTTAGATATTATAGATTAACCCCAATATTTGATTTATGAACCCACAGATCATTCACCTTTTGGATTAATATCTTCCCTTTTATGGGGTCTCACCTTTTCATTTTAATCCAGGAAGTTTGCTGAGGCAGAGGATTATCTCACAAGAGCTCTACAGAAGGTTGAAGAACAATTTGGTTTGTCACAATAAGTTTGTTGAAATGAATATAAGAAAAAAGTTGCATTCAAGTGCTTGACCACAATTGAATAATCATATAATCTTTAATCCATGTAGATGCAAACCACCCAAAGGTTGGTATTATATTGACCTGTATAGCTAGAATGTACAAAATGAAGGCAAAATCGGAAGGTTCTACTTCAATTATGGTCCAGGAGGTCTGTAAATCTTTCACTCTTTGAACAGTTTGTGTTCACTGGAAATAATTATGAATAACATTTATCCTTAATTTCTCTCTTCCTATCTATTGTACTTGTGGAAGAATTTTATTCTATCTATGTGACCTATACTTGAACACAATATATCTAATCATCTGTTTGGTTGCAGGGATTGTATAGGAAGGCCCTAGAAGTATTGAAAGCTCCTGCTATTAATTCTGAGGGTAAAAACAATGATCTTCTATCGATGACAAGGTTCCTCTTGATACATTGACATTATTTTTATTTTGCAGGTACCAGCAAGCAGGTCGATTGGAGAGATATCATCTCCCTTGCTAGAGGTTATATTTTTAAATTTGAACTATTATTATCTAATTTTTTCTGCACTAAGGCTCTTATATTAGGAAATAGTCCATGAAACTCCTGACATCAGGTTACTTAGTAGTTAGTACAATAATGATGACACCATGTTTGTGATCTGTACTGATGATCAGTTCAGTATTTGAGTTTGCTATGTAGCTCTTACAAAGCAACAGGTGGCATACTGTTTATAATCTGGTGTCACTACAATCAGTTGCATTTGAATATTTTCCTTAGTTTATTCATCCTAGCATATCCAGAACTGCATCTTCATACATTCTTCTGTCTTAAGAACCTTATTCCACCGTACATTGATATCCTAGTACAACAGGCTTGCATTGTAACCCAAATGCGAAGCTAACTATGGGAAATAATGATTTCTATTCATTTTAATTCCGAGTTCCATTATTTGCTATAGGTGTTGGCCCTTAATTAACTAAATTTTCAGTTGATTGAACTAGAGCAGATCCATGTATATCCGTGGATTGCTCTATGCCTTCTTTTTTGAATAGAAGGTTTCCCCCGCTTTATAGATGTAAAGCGAAGAACAGTCCAGTGCAGAGTTAGGCACCATCGCGCACAGAGCAGCCAAGCTGCCAAAGCTAGAGTTTAACCAGCTCCACAGCAGAAACTAAACTAGGCCTATTACATTGATCCCAGATCACATCGCTTGAGACCTCCGAAGGCTGAGCATCTGATTGCGCCAACTCTAATGAATCCTGTCTCCAACTGATCCGCGGCACCAAGCTTGCTTCTGCTCTATGCCTTGTCTCCCATCGATCTGTAATAAGCCTTGCATTTGTCGGGTCCTGATAAATCTGACTATTTCAACAATTTGAATATAAGCTATCTTTGCTACCAGTTCTTGTGTATAACAATTTAAATATTGCTTTATACGGATTGTTGCCTTGTGGTTTGGTCACCCATTCTTAAGATTTTGGGACAATACTTAAACTAAGCTCGACTTGCAGGTGAGTACGCAGAGCTGTTATTAATCCAGTCTAACAGGAAGGCGGAAGGTGAACGGATGAAGCAGTGGGCAGAAGATGCTTGGAGGAACCGTAGGCTAACGCTAGCACAAGCTCTAGAGTTTTCAGAACCTTCAAAGCCGACTCTCGTTGTTGACACCCGAATCGGCAGGGTCGTGTAGCTTTCAGCTAAACCATCTCATGAGATGTACCAGAAGCAATTCGTGAATGCACCTCATgtatgtaataataataatatttcgAAGTGTTGCTCCCAGTGGACTGCCTGCGCTTTGCGGGTTTGATGCGTCACTCGTCCCAGTCTGACTGCTTGTTTTTTCATATCACCTTTTTTTTTAATCTCCTACCacctttttttttgataaaaaaatAGTTGGTCTCATCACTTGGATGTTGGAATGGATACTGATGGAACGAGTGAGTTGGACAGGTAGCAGGCCGGAAACTCGAACGAAAGACGCCCAGGCCTGCTCATGGATGGATTCTAGCTCCCGTACAGCCCAGCCCAACTGGGAACTGTCCCGAGTCCCGACTCTACACGTGTTCAAATGTTCAAGGAAAATCCCTTTCACTCTCTTCCACGATCACTCCGACATCAATGCAAAGCAAAAAAACCAAAGTCTGGGAGTTCTCAACTTGAAAACCCAAAATGAAGCTTTATTAATCAAACACCTTCATAAGTTCTTCAACAGAGGTGACACCCCTTGGGTCTCCTTGGTCTGGGAAAAATACTATGGAAATGGAAAATTACCTGGAGAGGTGAAAAGAGGGTCCTT
This genomic interval carries:
- the LOC136512707 gene encoding uncharacterized protein; translated protein: MAMSWIRSVLKEAIIAPKPWGYRQFAAAGGGGGETQAERVAAEMVRYALGGAVHRSSPEEAMRILEQGASNLQGGGEGSAEAVGLLMLAMSTLLYRSGRRQDAMEKLKATQQVAPSAAFRVAAWEALMGLHMEAGQEMSYLISPNDLVDLSIKDDSKWSDQDHLKFRVNAIRGLVALLNGETESAAQLFVDWWRDISGGENQTQNAAISYGEYLHCVGDFQMAAQVYEKILEAFCMDDVSGNLLAAGNMVPDEASLGVTCSYGQLLSHSGKFAEAEDYLTRALQKVEEQFDANHPKVGIILTCIARMYKMKAKSEGSTSIMVQEGLYRKALEVLKAPAINSEGTSKQVDWRDIISLARGEYAELLLIQSNRKAEGERMKQWAEDAWRNRRLTLAQALEFSEPSKPTLVVDTRIGRVV